TCACTCTGAAGCTCTTCCCACACACTGTACATTTAAAAGGCTCTTCTCTTCTGTGACTCTTCTCATGGGATGCAAGTTCTGACTCAGTAGCAAAAGTTTTTGTACATGTTTTGCACTTATAAGGTTTTTCCAGGTCATGAATGGTTTGGTGAGAGACAAGCTCGGAGAAACAAGGAAAAGTCATGTCACAGTCAAGACACTGTAAGGGTTTGAATCTGGAGAATGAGAAAAAGTCCTCATCATCAATACTGCAGAGTTTAGAGTCCTCCTTATGGTCTTTCTCAGGAAGAGTAGGGTCTGAGGGCTGCTCCACCGTCTGCACACACTGTGTATGCTGGGATGGTGTGTCTGATGAGCCTCCTTCTTCAGGCAAAGACAGATTTGTTTCCTGATCGTGGTCAGCACATTCGTAAGACTTCTTATCAGTATGATTCTTCTGATGTTCTGCCAATCCTGGGAGCCACATAAAACTTTTCCCACATATACTACATGTATATGGTTTCTCCTTTAAATGGCTATTCATGTGCCGGGACAGATGTGACTGCTGTCGGAAGCTGGCAGCACACTTGGTACATTTGTAAGGCTTCTCACCAGTGTGGATTCGCTTGTGTGTCCTCAGGTTGGTTCTGTGACTAAAGGTCTTCTCACAGGTATTACATTTATACTTTTTCTCTCTTGAATGAATTTTCTGATGCAAAACAAGGTATGTATTATCACTGAAGCTTTGGTCACAGTCAGGACACTTGTACACATTTTTGGCTTCTTCCCAAGGAACTTCAATAATATCTGAAAGTGTTTTGACTCCTAAACATTGAGATAACTCTACTAATGGGGTTTGGTTGTCAATGGTAACCAAGAGGCTTATAAGCTTGGTCTTGCAAGTCAAAGTTCCACCTGacattttgctttcttgtatttcAACATCCTCCTCAGATTGTTCAGAGCAGTGGACAAGGGGTGCAGCAATGGAGTACTTTTCTAGGGACAGCTTTTCAAGTTCCACAGGCTCTAGGCTCAACTTCTGACTGGTCTCAGTCTGGTCTTCTCctgttcataaaaacaaaacagacacaaagaaCATGTTAAAGTAGTTACACAGAAGAAGACCAGGAAACTGAACGCTAACACACAAAATTAGGAGCCAACAGGCTCTCTAGACTTCCCCAATTCAAAGTCTATCCATGTGGGTGCACTACAAGGTTCCAGGTCAATCTGCATGAAGGAATGGAGACTGTCTCGAAAACAGGCTTCAGTGGGATAGGTACTAAGGACCTTGGTAGGCAGTACCTAGAAAtgtagtttttctgtttcttctacttAGGTCTTAGGAATTTTTCATTATCTCAAGTGAAAGTTGAGTAGTCAAAACTGGAATAGAAATTAGACATATTTatctgaaaagagaaaacaactactttaataaataaattaatcaaaaataGTTCTATATCCCTAGGAGGTCTCTAGAATTCCATCTTGTAGTTCCTGAGCGGCGTTTGGCAGAAGCCATGGCCTCCGCCCTAGTAAGATGCCCTGGCAGTTGTCAAAAAATGGCAGTTTCATCAAGATGGCACGACATCCCGGCCAGCAGTGGGCACCAGGGCTCATCCACAGTGGCTCATCTCCTTTCCTACCTCAGCAGGAGCTTAATGGAGACTCTTTTACTGCCTCAGCCTACTGCCTTCACGAGAAGCTATCCACGGCTCAGCCTACTTTAGCTTTCATGAAACACCACTGTAGGGGCTGTCCCACAGGAAGTGTCCACAGTGGCAGCaccttctctctagcccccaagttCAGAACttaaaatcccaccaatcctcaTTCTAGCAATCTCTGCcctgagaagctccaccccctCAGAAATCCTATATAAGCCCTGCCCCTTTGTCACATTCCCTGCCATCTACTCAGGGAAACAAGGGGGAGCCATCCCTGGATTCGCCCCTCCATACCCTGGACTCTCCAATAAActtcttttttgatattttctgcCTGGTGTGATTCTTTCATCAGAAGACAAGACGACAAGAAGCAATGAAGAGGCACAGAGCAGGCCTGAGATCCTGAGCTCAGCTGGGGATCCCCTCCCCTGGGAGCCACAACCCCTCTGctgaggaggcttcctctcagagctgtgtggttcccaTGTCTCAGGATGCCTTTCCATTGGAATGCTGCAACATCTCacagctgtgtggttcctgggcccGTGTCTCAGGACACCCTTCCATTTGGATACcttttcccctcagagctgtgtggttcctggctTCCAAGTCCCAGGATGCTCTTCCTCTGAACAGAAACACTTTTACATGCTTCACGGAAAAATGATCATAATTGAGTGCTGTGTATGTATAGACTGCAGGCAAAAACTGTCTTATCTTGAGGATGGCTGACCAAGCCTAAACCTAGTATAAAcaattccttttaaatatttttccaaatataGCCATCCCTAAATACCCATAGGTATATGGCTGCAGATTCACTTAATTGCAAgttgaaatttttctcttttttaaaatcacatctatAGAGGCTAGAGAGACGGCTTGGCTGTTAAGAGttccagctgttcttccagaggatctgggttcagttcccaactaCATGGCaattcacaatcatttgtaactttagttccatGGGACCCAACtcactcttctgacctcctagGGCACCAGGcttacacatggtgcacagacatacattagGCAAAATATGcaatatacacaaaaacaaatctttaaaaaatgagattaaaaaatataaaattaccaATGTCTAAAAATCTAGTCAAATTTTGTCAGGCATGTAAAGAATAGTAATCACAACTCATATAACAAGAAGAAAAGTCAATCAATACAAATAGACCCAGAAATGACCCATGTATTTAAAATTAGTGTATCcatatgtctataatcctagcacttgggaggcagagatggtagATCTGTGtggtttcaaggccagcctagtctacatagggagttccaggagagctaagACTACACAGACCTTGTCTCATAAGACCAAATAAAATCAGCAAAGAAAGTAGCAAAAGAGCTATTATAGATATagtatatatatctataaatttgTCATATTACTTATACTATAATGTGTTTATAAGCCTGTGTTTGGTTACTGTTGTCTATGCTGGATCCTATGTAGGTGTAGTGGCTGAGGGTTCCCTGGTAGAGAGTTCTTCCGCAGGTCAGTAGGTGTCTCTGAGACTGATAAGGGCAGCAGGAGAGCCAGGTGGACAAGGGTcagcatcaggaagcagagtgctGAGGGAGTACAagcagggtgggggaagggctcctgcaggcaggcaggcaggctcctGGAAGGTAAGAGTAATTCTGGAGAGACTCAAGGGAAGGATAGGAAGGATAGGTAAAATCATCCACCAGCATCTCTCTCAGCCAAA
This genomic window from Mastomys coucha isolate ucsf_1 unplaced genomic scaffold, UCSF_Mcou_1 pScaffold12, whole genome shotgun sequence contains:
- the Znf597 gene encoding zinc finger protein 597 isoform X1 — its product is MASTLPTSDEQEPLFFEDLDVYFSQEECVSLYPAQKTLSREAPLESFEDLDLIGEDQTETSQKLSLEPVELEKLSLEKYSIAAPLVHCSEQSEEDVEIQESKMSGGTLTCKTKLISLLVTIDNQTPLVELSQCLGVKTLSDIIEVPWEEAKNVYKCPDCDQSFSDNTYLVLHQKIHSREKKYKCNTCEKTFSHRTNLRTHKRIHTGEKPYKCTKCAASFRQQSHLSRHMNSHLKEKPYTCSICGKSFMWLPGLAEHQKNHTDKKSYECADHDQETNLSLPEEGGSSDTPSQHTQCVQTVEQPSDPTLPEKDHKEDSKLCSIDDEDFFSFSRFKPLQCLDCDMTFPCFSELVSHQTIHDLEKPYKCKTCTKTFATESELASHEKSHRREEPFKCTVCGKSFRVNMQLITHKRTHRRNSNHMGHMAGATMWSRHCTWWYQLWTSFC
- the Znf597 gene encoding zinc finger protein 597 isoform X2 is translated as MASTLPTSDEQEPLFFEDLDVYFSQEECVSLYPAQKTLSREAPLESFEDLDLIGEDQTETSQKLSLEPVELEKLSLEKYSIAAPLVHCSEQSEEDVEIQESKMSGGTLTCKTKLISLLVTIDNQTPLVELSQCLGVKTLSDIIEVPWEEAKNVYKCPDCDQSFSDNTYLVLHQKIHSREKKYKCNTCEKTFSHRTNLRTHKRIHTGEKPYKCTKCAASFRQQSHLSRHMNSHLKEKPYTCSICGKSFMWLPGLAEHQKNHTDKKSYECADHDQETNLSLPEEGGSSDTPSQHTQCVQTVEQPSDPTLPEKDHKEDSKLCSIDDEDFFSFSRFKPLQCLDCDMTFPCFSELVSHQTIHDLEKPYKCKTCTKTFATESELASHEKSHRREEPFKCTVCGKSFRVNMQLITHKRTHRRNSKCADGEPHVQRHQPCKQLSS